The genome window GCCGCCGGCAACCGAGGCGCAGACACCCTTCGACGTACCCCCAGCCTCCGCGGATCCCGCCAAGGCGGTGACCAAGACTTCGCGTCGCGACTTCCTGCGCGGCAGCGGCATGCTGGGCTTGTCGTCGCTCATGGGCACGGGCGCCCTGATGGCGCCCGAGGGGGATGCCAAGGCGGCCGTGGAATGGGCGGAGCATTTCCAGAAGAACTATCGTCTGATGACGGACGAGGAGAAAAGCGAGGCGCGCCTGCGCCTGGAGAAGCGCTACTCCGAGGAATACAGCAAGAAGGTGGCGGTGGACATCACGGGCCCGCAGCCGGGCATGCTAATGGGCTACGCACTGAACGTCCGCAAGTGCATCGGCTGCCGGCGGTGCGTGAAAGCCTGTGTCGCGGAGAACAACCAGTCGCGCGGCGAACGTCCCGGCGAACGGATCGAGTGGATCCAGGTGCTGCGCATGGAGAGGGGCGAGTTCTCCCAGGAGAAGATGGACCAGGGCTATCCGGAGGGCCTGGGCATCCAGGTGGGCGGCAACGCCTACAGCCCCGCGGGCCAGGTGCTCGAAGGCCAGTACCACTACAAGCCGGAGGCGGTGCCGGAGAAGGACGCCACGTACATGCCCATCGCCTGCATGCAGTGCGAGAAGCCCCCGTGCGTGAAGGTGTGTCCGGTGCGAACCACCTATCGGGAAGGCGATGGCCCGGTCGTCATCGACTACAACTGGTGCATCGGCTGCAAGATGTGCATGAACGCCTGTCCTTACTGGGCGCGCCGATTCAATCTCACCACCCCCGTTCTGCCCAAGGACGCGATGAATCCGGTCACGCACTACCTGGGCAACCGCCCCCGGATGCGCGGGGTGGTGGAGAAGTGCCACTGGTGTCTGCAGCGAACGCGGCACAACCGCTATCCGGCTTGCGTGGAGGTGTGCCCGGTCGGGGCGCGCAAGTTCGGAAACTTGCTGGATCCGGAGAGCGAAGTCAGCAAGGTGCTCGCACGCAAGAACGTGTTCCGGCTCAAGGCGGAACTGAACACGTATCCCAAGTTCTTCTACTTCTACGACTAGGAGGCGGACCGTGCTGACCCGTTTCGTTTCCGACTACGTGCGCTACGTGCTCAAGGGTGGCCCGAAGTTCTATGCCTGGATGGGCGTTCTTGCCCTGCTCATCGTCGGCATGCTGTACGTCTACTATCTCCAGAACACGGAGGGCCTGATCGTCACGGGGATGACCAGCCAGATCCACGACGGCCTGTACCTGGCGAACCTGGTGTTCCTGGTGGGGGTGGCGGCCGGGGCCGTGACCATCGTCTTCCCGGCCTACGTGTATCACCACGAGGGCATGCACAAGGTCACCGTCCTGGGGGAGATGCTCGCGATCTCCGCGGTGATCATGGTCATGATGTTCGTGTTCGCCCACATGGGCCGGCCGGATCGTCTCTGGCACATGATCCCCCCTCGGGGTATCTACAGCTTCTCATCGATGCTGGGATGGGACGTGATGGTGCTCAACGGGTACCTGTTCCTGAACGCCGTCGTGGGCTTCTGGTACCTGTACTCCAAGTACTCCGGCAAGCCGGTGAACAAGTCGATCTTCATGGCCCTGGTCTACGTCTCCATCGTCTGGGCGCTGTCGATCCACACGGTCACGGCTTTCCTTGTCGCCGTGAATCCGGCGCGCCCCATGTGGTTCCACAGCGTCATGCCGATCCGGTTCATCGCCACGGCTTTCGCCGCAGGCCCGGCACTGATCATCATCGCGTTCCTGATCATCCGGAAGAACACGAAGCTGTGGATCGAGGACAGCGCGATCAGGCTGCTCGCCACCATCGTCACCTTCTGCCTGGGCATTGCAATCTTCCTCACGCTCTCGGAGGTGGTGGTGGAGCTGTACGCGCGTACCGAGCACGCCAACGGTCTGTACTACCTCATGTTCGGTCTCCATGGCCTGACACGGCTCGTGCCCTGGTTCTGGACTGCCGTGGTGCTGATGGTCGCGTCCTTCGTGATGTTCCTGATGCCCTCGTTCCGCAACGACGTGAAGAGGCTTCCCATTCCCTGCGCGATGGCGTTCGCCGGCATCTGGATCGAGAAGGGGATGGGCCTGATCGTTCCCGGCTTCATTCCTTCGCCCATCGGTGAGGTGACGGAGTACTACCCCACGTTCGTCGAGTGGCTCATGACCGCCGGCATCTGGGCCTTCGGCTTCTTCATCCTGACCATCCTCCTCAAGGGAGCCATCGGGGTGCTGCTGGGAGACATCAAGTTCGGTGGCGGGGCCCGATCCGCCACGGTGCAATGAGGTGCCGATCATGAAACGCATAGCCGTTTCCGCCGCAGTGCTGACGTTGCTGGGAGCCCTGCTCATTTCCGTTGTCGCTCAGGACAAGCCGGCGGGCGAGGCATCCGCGCCGGCCGCTGCCGATGCGCCAGCAAACCCCCCGGCCGAGGTTGTCTGCTTCGAGAGCCGAAAGGGTGCCAGCGAGGTCACGCAAAAGGAGATTCGACCCGGCTGGCCCAACGTGAAATGCTCTCCGACCACCGGCGCCGCGCTTTGGTATGGCGACCCGTTCGATGGCACGGTACCCATGGGCAAGATGCCCGGGCTGGAAAAGGTGGCCGAAGGTCAGGCCGTGGTGAAGCCGCGCTCCGAGAAACTCATGTTCTATTCGCAGTGCGGCACGGCCTGTCACAACGGCGTGATGCCCAAGGGCTTTCCCAAGGACAACCGCCCGGTGCCCATTCCGACCATGGAAGCCATGGTGCCGGACGTGAAGAACCTTCAGCACGGGCGCGGCCGGATCTGGTGTCTGGACTGTCACCACAAGACCCAGCGAAACAAGCTGGTGGATCATTTCGGCGAACCGATCAGCATCGACCAGCCTCAGTTGCTCTGCGGCAAGTGCCACGGCGACAAGCTGCGCGACTGGCGCGATGGCATCCACGGCAAGCGGATCGGCGAGTTCACGAGCGAAGGCAAGAAGCGCTGGTTCGTGTGCACGGAGTGTCACAACCCTCACAACGTGCAGGATGGCGAACGCAATCGCGGCTTCATTCAGCTTCAGCCGGAAACGCCGCCACAGTTGCCTCGTGGCATGACCGATGCCGAGTTCGAGAAGTTGCACCCGATCGATCACTGATGGCGGACGAACTCGAAGCCTCCAAGCCCGGGCGTGGAGAGACCGCCTGGGTTCCTCCCGCGTTGACGCGGGAGGAACAGACTCGCCGCGTCGGCAAGACGCCGGTGTTTTTCGGACCGCCCCTGGCGATCCTGACCGACGGCCAGGCCAACACGATGGAGATCAGCGGCAAGTTGAACCGGACAGCGGAACGCTACCTCGAGATGTTGCGTTACCACGGCCTGGAGCTGAGCGAACCCGAGCGGCGATGCCTCGCGGACATCTGCGGCATCGGATTCATGTCACCGCTGGAAATCCGGGAGCTGCCTTTGGAGGTGGAGCTCACCCGCTTCGAGTGCGAAGGTCTGGACAAGGGAGCGCTGGCGGCCCGGCTGAGGGAGGCCAGCTTTGCCGATCTGGTGGCGGTGGTCGAGTCGCTGGGTTTCTGACAACGCCTCGAAAGGAGCCCACTTGCCTCAGTACATCGAATGGGATCCTGCATTCCGCAGCGGATACGAGATCCTCGATATCCAGCATGAAACATTGCTCAGGCAGTGCAACCGTCTGGCCGATCTTTGCTCGAGTCAGAAGGGTGGGACGGATGAAGCAGCCTTCGATGACGCGATGTCGCGGTTGAGGGCAATGGCCCGAGAGCACTTCGTTGCCGAAGCCTCCCTGCTCGGGGAAGAGCGCGATGGACACCGTGGGGACCATTGTCCCGAAGCGGAGGAGTTCGAGTACCTCATGGGAGAGGTTGCCACCGCCTCGAACTTCGATCGCCCGGAACTGCAGCGCTTTCTGGCAGTCTGGTGGCTGGGACACATTCGTGGGATGGCTGGCTGACGTTTCGCCGAGTCATTCTGGTCAGCTTGCGCCATGACGAACGGGTCCTGCAAGTCATCATGAGTCGCCGGACATGCGTGACGCGGACCGTTGCAGAAGAGGGAGGTGGTTCTTTCCCTGACGCCGGATCGCAGACCGACAGCCGATGTCCGAGGGGTCATCGCCCGATTCCGCGGCCTCGACGACGCAGCGCTGACGAGACTTGTCCGACGCCAGCGGGCATTCCGGGCTCCTCAGCGTTTCCGGGGTTCGCACATCATGAACAGCAGGCCCAGCCCCATCAGAAGCAGGAGACCGGATGCGGGTTCGGGTACCGCACTGATCGAGACATTCGTTCCCAGCGCGGTGGCGGGCAGATCCAGGCCCGCGGCATCCGCCAGCGCGTTGATGGTGATTGTCAGTGGGCTCGATCCAGGCGCCAGGGCGACGAACATCAATGTGGCCAGCCGGAATGCGTTGGTCTGGTGAGCGATCAGGTCCGAGGGAGAGTCGAGCGACAGTTCGAAGAGATTCACTACGCCCGGGCCCGGTGTGACGGACTGGACATCGCCGAGGCCGAAGGCGTCGAGTCCTGTGCTGAAGCCAGCGGACTGAAAGGAAAGGATGCCCGGATCGAAACCAATGTCGATATCGAATGATCCGAGTCCCGGAGGTTCGGCGGCGGTCAGGCCGGAAAGCTCCACGCTCACGGCCACTTGTGCGCCCACCGTGTTCGACGCCGCGGGACCGGCGAGCGTCAGCTGGACAGCATTGGCGTCTGTCGCAAGCAGAACCATT of Betaproteobacteria bacterium contains these proteins:
- a CDS encoding 4Fe-4S dicluster domain-containing protein; the protein is MLGLSSLMGTGALMAPEGDAKAAVEWAEHFQKNYRLMTDEEKSEARLRLEKRYSEEYSKKVAVDITGPQPGMLMGYALNVRKCIGCRRCVKACVAENNQSRGERPGERIEWIQVLRMERGEFSQEKMDQGYPEGLGIQVGGNAYSPAGQVLEGQYHYKPEAVPEKDATYMPIACMQCEKPPCVKVCPVRTTYREGDGPVVIDYNWCIGCKMCMNACPYWARRFNLTTPVLPKDAMNPVTHYLGNRPRMRGVVEKCHWCLQRTRHNRYPACVEVCPVGARKFGNLLDPESEVSKVLARKNVFRLKAELNTYPKFFYFYD
- the nrfD gene encoding polysulfide reductase NrfD, producing the protein MLTRFVSDYVRYVLKGGPKFYAWMGVLALLIVGMLYVYYLQNTEGLIVTGMTSQIHDGLYLANLVFLVGVAAGAVTIVFPAYVYHHEGMHKVTVLGEMLAISAVIMVMMFVFAHMGRPDRLWHMIPPRGIYSFSSMLGWDVMVLNGYLFLNAVVGFWYLYSKYSGKPVNKSIFMALVYVSIVWALSIHTVTAFLVAVNPARPMWFHSVMPIRFIATAFAAGPALIIIAFLIIRKNTKLWIEDSAIRLLATIVTFCLGIAIFLTLSEVVVELYARTEHANGLYYLMFGLHGLTRLVPWFWTAVVLMVASFVMFLMPSFRNDVKRLPIPCAMAFAGIWIEKGMGLIVPGFIPSPIGEVTEYYPTFVEWLMTAGIWAFGFFILTILLKGAIGVLLGDIKFGGGARSATVQ
- a CDS encoding PEP-CTERM sorting domain-containing protein; translated protein: MRIVLHIFLFAMVLLATDANAVQLTLAGPAASNTVGAQVAVSVELSGLTAAEPPGLGSFDIDIGFDPGILSFQSAGFSTGLDAFGLGDVQSVTPGPGVVNLFELSLDSPSDLIAHQTNAFRLATLMFVALAPGSSPLTITINALADAAGLDLPATALGTNVSISAVPEPASGLLLLMGLGLLFMMCEPRKR